From Bos mutus isolate GX-2022 chromosome 5, NWIPB_WYAK_1.1, whole genome shotgun sequence, one genomic window encodes:
- the IRAK4 gene encoding interleukin-1 receptor-associated kinase 4 isoform X2 encodes MGEGGFGVVYKGYVNNRTVAVKKLAAMVDISTEELKQQFDQEIKVMAKCQHENLVELLGFSSDGDDLCLVYVYMPNGSLLDRLSCLDGTPPLSWNMRCKIAQGAANGLSYLHENHHIHRDIKSANILLDEDFTAKISDFGLARASEKFAQTVMTSRIVGTTAYMAPEALRGEITPKSDIYSFGVVLLEIITGLPAVDEHREPQLLLDIKEEIEDEEKTIEDYVDKKMNDIDSTSIETMYSVASQCLHEKKNKRPDIKKVQQLLEEMTGS; translated from the exons atggTTGACATtagtactgaagaactgaaacAACAATTTgatcaagaaataaaagtaatggcAAA GTGTCAACATGAAAACTTAGTAGAATTACTTGGTTTCTCAAGTGATGGAGATGACCTCTGCTTAGTATATGTTTACATGCCCAATGGTTCATTGCTGGACAGACTGTCTTGCTTG GATGGTACTCCCCCACTCTCTTGGAACATGAGATGCAAGATTGCCCAGGGTGCAGCTAATGGCCTCAGTTATTTACATGAAAACCATCATATTCATAGAGATATTAAAAG TGCAAATATCTTATTAGATGAAGACTTTACAGCCAAAATATCTGACTTTGGGCTTGCACGGGCTTCTGAGAAGTTTGCCCAGACAGTCATGACTAGCAGAATTGTGGGAACAACAGCTTATATGGCACCTGAAGCTTTGCGAGGAGAAATTACACCCAAATCTGACATCTACAGCTTTGGTGTG GTTTTGCTAGAAATAATAACTGGACTTCCAGCTGTGGATGAACACCGTGAACCTCAGTTATTG CTAGatattaaagaagaaattgaagatgaagaaaagacaatTGAAGATTATGTTGATAAGAAGATGAATGACATTGATTCCACTTCCATTGAAACTATGTACTCTGTTGCCAGTCAGTGTctgcatgaaaagaaaaataagagaccaGACATTAAGAAG GTTCAACAGCTGCTAGAAGAAATGACAGGTTCTTAA